Proteins from a single region of Desulfovibrio sp.:
- the ligA gene encoding NAD-dependent DNA ligase LigA, whose amino-acid sequence MSQHTNDQGGQSQYSLFSTGPTAEERRRVQWLTAELERHNYLYHTKDKPEISDDQFDALFRELQALEDRWPELRSPHSPTLRVGGKLIDGLAKKAHSRQMYGLDNVFSLEQWQDFAERMRRAWDADSNGPLPSGFWCDPKLDGLALEIIYVDGTMQEALTRGDGEIGEVVTEAVRTIRTVPLRLAGPGPFPSRLEVRGEVVMYKKDFAALNEKQEALGLKTFANPRNAAAGTLRQLDISITASRPLRFLAYSLGEARWQPAPACTLQSEAMARLREYGFLTPPDGKLCESVQAVEDYAQWVREHRPQFRMEIDGAVAKLDNLEAQQALGFTARAPRFAVAFKFPAEQAQTLLKDIEIQVGRTGVLTPVAVLEPIAVGGVMVSRATLHNEDEIRSRDVRVGDTVMVRRAGDVIPEVVGPVLDKRPQGTEEYAFPHSCPACGQPAYREEGEAAWRCENMACPAIRLRAISHFVSKAGLDISGVGQKWIEQLVTSGRVKSPADLFTLTVEELLGFERMGEVLAQKFVGALEEARHTATLPRLISALGIRHVGEQTARTLAVHFHSLDELEKANAEALQGLPDVGPEVASSIRNFFDSPANREQLARFKALGLWPLGARAGINGGHEAEGGAAGEGASVSGPLAGKTVLFTGSLSVPRSQAEKLAEAAGATPLGGVSKKLNYLVAGEKAGSKLEKAQTLGVTVLDETEFMGMLREAGVIFE is encoded by the coding sequence ATGTCGCAGCATACCAACGATCAGGGCGGGCAGTCCCAATACAGCCTCTTTTCCACCGGCCCCACAGCCGAAGAGCGCCGCCGCGTCCAATGGCTCACGGCGGAGCTTGAACGGCACAACTATCTCTATCATACTAAGGACAAACCCGAAATCAGCGACGATCAGTTCGACGCCCTGTTTCGCGAACTGCAGGCCCTGGAAGACCGCTGGCCCGAACTGCGCTCGCCCCATTCGCCCACCTTGCGCGTGGGCGGCAAGCTCATCGACGGGCTTGCCAAAAAGGCGCACAGCCGCCAGATGTACGGTCTGGACAACGTGTTCTCCCTGGAGCAGTGGCAGGATTTTGCCGAGCGCATGCGCCGCGCCTGGGATGCAGATAGTAACGGCCCCCTGCCGTCAGGCTTCTGGTGCGACCCCAAGCTTGATGGGCTGGCTCTGGAAATCATCTACGTTGACGGCACCATGCAGGAGGCCCTCACCCGAGGTGACGGCGAGATAGGCGAAGTGGTCACCGAGGCCGTGCGCACCATCCGCACCGTGCCCCTGCGCCTTGCGGGGCCTGGGCCTTTTCCTTCCCGGCTGGAGGTGCGTGGCGAAGTTGTCATGTACAAAAAGGATTTTGCCGCTCTCAACGAAAAGCAGGAGGCCCTGGGACTGAAAACCTTTGCCAACCCCCGCAATGCCGCCGCCGGAACCCTGCGCCAGCTTGACATTTCCATCACCGCTTCACGGCCCCTGCGCTTTCTGGCGTACAGCCTTGGCGAGGCGAGGTGGCAGCCTGCCCCGGCCTGTACGCTGCAATCTGAAGCCATGGCTCGGCTCAGGGAATACGGGTTTCTTACACCGCCCGACGGCAAATTGTGCGAGAGCGTCCAGGCTGTGGAAGACTATGCCCAATGGGTCAGGGAGCACAGGCCGCAGTTCAGGATGGAGATTGACGGCGCAGTGGCAAAGCTGGACAATCTTGAGGCCCAGCAGGCTCTTGGCTTCACGGCGCGCGCGCCGCGTTTTGCCGTTGCCTTCAAGTTTCCCGCCGAGCAGGCGCAGACCCTTTTGAAGGATATTGAAATCCAGGTGGGCCGCACAGGCGTGCTGACGCCTGTGGCTGTGCTTGAGCCCATAGCCGTGGGCGGCGTTATGGTCTCCCGTGCGACCCTGCACAATGAGGACGAAATACGCAGCCGTGATGTGCGCGTGGGCGATACAGTCATGGTGCGCCGCGCTGGCGACGTGATCCCCGAAGTGGTGGGCCCTGTGCTTGATAAACGCCCGCAAGGCACGGAAGAATATGCCTTCCCGCACAGTTGCCCTGCCTGCGGGCAGCCCGCCTACCGTGAGGAAGGCGAAGCCGCCTGGCGTTGCGAAAATATGGCCTGTCCCGCCATCCGCCTGCGGGCCATCAGCCATTTTGTCTCCAAGGCAGGGCTTGATATTTCCGGCGTCGGGCAAAAGTGGATAGAACAGCTGGTCACCAGCGGTCGCGTAAAATCCCCGGCGGATCTTTTCACCCTGACGGTTGAAGAACTGCTGGGTTTTGAGCGCATGGGCGAGGTGCTGGCGCAAAAATTTGTGGGCGCGCTAGAGGAGGCCAGGCATACCGCCACCTTGCCGCGTCTGATCAGCGCCCTGGGCATCCGCCATGTGGGAGAACAGACCGCCCGCACGCTGGCTGTGCATTTTCACAGTCTGGACGAACTGGAAAAGGCCAATGCCGAGGCATTGCAGGGCCTGCCTGATGTGGGGCCGGAGGTGGCGTCCTCCATCCGCAATTTCTTCGACAGTCCCGCCAACAGGGAGCAACTCGCCCGCTTCAAGGCCCTCGGCCTGTGGCCGCTGGGCGCCCGCGCGGGAATAAACGGCGGGCACGAGGCAGAGGGCGGGGCAGCCGGAGAGGGAGCATCCGTATCTGGCCCGCTGGCCGGAAAAACCGTACTTTTTACCGGGAGCCTGAGCGTGCCGCGCAGCCAGGCCGAAAAGCTCGCCGAGGCTGCCGGGGCCACGCCCCTTGGCGGGGTCAGCAAAAAGCTCAACTATCTTGTGGCTGGCGAAAAAGCTGGCAGTAAACTTGAAAAAGCGCAAACATTGGGCGTAACCGTACTCGATGAAACGGAGTTTATGGGCATGTTGCGTGAAGCCGGTGTGATTTTTGAATAA